In Luteitalea sp., a genomic segment contains:
- a CDS encoding PqqD family peptide modification chaperone: protein MRAHARAPSAGAVQRFLISNSLVGLGTERWHACCLLPAGVTGMNEDRVSVSPAVRASISGDGLVLLDVHGGLLLTSNPVGARIWRLLEQQWTPLEIAHQLVEECDVPLERVHHDVTAFVSALVKLGLATEEVTR, encoded by the coding sequence ATGCGCGCGCATGCGCGCGCACCGAGTGCGGGTGCTGTCCAGCGCTTCCTGATCTCGAATTCATTGGTCGGACTCGGCACCGAGCGATGGCACGCGTGTTGCCTCCTGCCAGCGGGAGTGACTGGCATGAACGAGGATCGCGTATCCGTATCGCCGGCCGTGCGAGCGTCGATTTCCGGAGATGGCCTTGTGCTCCTGGACGTGCATGGTGGTCTCCTCTTGACGTCGAATCCGGTTGGCGCACGGATCTGGCGGCTGCTCGAACAGCAATGGACGCCTCTCGAGATCGCGCACCAACTGGTCGAGGAATGCGACGTTCCTCTCGAGCGCGTGCATCACGACGTGACAGCATTCGTCTCGGCGCTCGTGAAGCTGGGTCTGGCGACCGAGGAGGTGACGAGGTGA
- a CDS encoding radical SAM protein: MLPASNLLLLSCRSPFLDDAKVYPPLANFYLKSYVERYLPDTRVIVGDDDYDVEHLAWVRDYDAVGISIMTPQRHEALRLAAAIKAASPRTTVIAGGPHVKHYWQDLAREPVFDFLVPLDGEKALVAILAGQASSRTLSSVLTREEIATQPRPDRTSDNAIQILRRYRYLLCGRPATTLMTARGCPERCTFCEEALTAVRWSSLDSIGHQLDDIRAAGWRAVYIFDDLFAISLPKIQPICQQLSKRELWYRCNAQARYFTKWGEDMAQLLANTGCVEVAFGAESGSQRILDNVQKRCTVEQNYQTVRYAKKYGIQVKAFILLGLPGENAGTLAETEAFIRDSGIDDFQCAVYMPFRGTAIRQALDHGTAIDLQLRPAGSDGEITGAYGIKGGQTAYEVRTCALSAEDLRQHRDHLVSRYRPRSHRSSWQNEDCFFDEAISPYADV; this comes from the coding sequence ATGCTTCCAGCCAGCAATCTCCTCCTCTTGAGTTGCCGAAGCCCATTTCTCGACGATGCGAAAGTGTATCCGCCGCTGGCAAACTTCTACCTGAAGAGTTATGTGGAGCGCTATCTGCCAGACACACGGGTCATCGTCGGCGATGACGATTACGACGTCGAACACCTCGCGTGGGTGCGCGATTACGACGCGGTGGGTATCAGCATCATGACGCCCCAGCGACACGAGGCACTTCGACTGGCGGCAGCCATCAAAGCGGCGTCGCCTAGAACCACCGTCATTGCGGGCGGCCCGCACGTGAAGCACTACTGGCAGGATCTGGCAAGAGAGCCGGTCTTCGACTTTCTGGTTCCGCTCGATGGCGAGAAGGCGCTCGTGGCCATTCTCGCCGGCCAAGCCAGCAGCCGCACCCTCTCGAGCGTGCTCACGCGAGAGGAGATCGCCACTCAACCGAGACCTGATCGAACCAGCGACAACGCCATCCAGATCCTGCGGCGTTATCGGTATCTGCTCTGCGGGCGCCCGGCGACCACGCTCATGACGGCGCGCGGCTGCCCCGAGCGATGCACCTTCTGCGAGGAGGCGCTGACGGCGGTCAGATGGTCGAGCCTGGACAGCATTGGGCACCAGTTGGACGATATTCGTGCCGCCGGCTGGCGTGCGGTCTACATCTTCGACGATCTCTTCGCCATCTCGCTCCCGAAGATCCAGCCCATTTGCCAGCAGCTCTCGAAGCGCGAGCTCTGGTATCGCTGCAACGCCCAGGCGCGATACTTCACCAAGTGGGGCGAGGACATGGCGCAGCTCCTTGCCAACACGGGCTGCGTGGAGGTCGCCTTCGGCGCCGAGTCTGGCAGTCAACGCATCCTCGACAACGTGCAGAAGCGTTGCACGGTTGAGCAGAACTACCAGACGGTGCGGTATGCAAAGAAATATGGCATCCAGGTCAAGGCTTTCATCCTGCTGGGCCTTCCAGGCGAGAATGCGGGCACGCTTGCCGAAACGGAAGCCTTCATCAGGGACTCTGGCATCGACGATTTCCAGTGTGCCGTCTACATGCCGTTCCGGGGAACCGCCATCCGCCAGGCGCTCGATCATGGAACTGCGATCGACTTGCAGCTCCGTCCGGCCGGCTCCGATGGTGAGATCACCGGCGCCTATGGGATAAAGGGTGGCCAGACCGCGTACGAAGTGAGAACGTGCGCGCTATCGGCCGAAGATCTGCGGCAGCACAGAGACCATCTCGTTTCCCGCTATCGCCCACGCAGCCATCGATCGAGCTGGCAAAACGAGGACTGCTTCTTCGACGAGGCCATCTCTCCCTATGCCGACGTGTAA
- a CDS encoding glycosyltransferase — protein MPPRALFFHGRLLDVEEELARDPTSLLCIDGASVFNASFLRAVIEHSNREELYLPRLSGSTDPVAHIPAWARPHAKRLRWIDGDELRDVLRRRQLVLMAPDPYLWTLACVRAQVDAHASPITGVIHAIQPIKLASWLSSRMMQLLHEADALVCTSVAGRSAVEKIVEALPTALRGAERIPFRTPIIPLGIEPRLCEEPGRASGDQEARPISLLYVGRLSDTNKADLVPMLLALGDVARQRSVRLTIAGDDRARQCAPVLRAIGAELGLSEVLTVVPNANHEKKWKLLRHADIFVSPVDNVQETFGLSLLEAMLAGLPVVASDWSGYRDIVVHGRTGFLVPTMIGRADRGDEGIDIAGSWQRNAEMAAVTYVDFDSWKHYVTQLVDDAELRSRMGREGRRRVLAEFSWRGVIGAYEALWTELEAGAKRLRCGDRLRPSLRFHDVFEHYASAMLDDASPLYCPGDDLIPSRVALARRWRDTAHAGLLEVLSHVCRRPGLSIVELERTTGKARDELRMAVMRLLKYGALRNGGPRACSTRSPYASTTARP, from the coding sequence ATGCCGCCAAGAGCGCTGTTCTTCCATGGCCGGCTGCTGGATGTCGAAGAGGAGCTCGCCAGAGATCCAACGTCGCTCCTGTGCATCGACGGCGCGAGCGTCTTTAACGCGAGCTTTCTGCGCGCGGTGATCGAGCACAGCAATCGTGAGGAGCTGTATCTTCCACGATTGTCCGGCTCGACGGATCCTGTCGCCCACATCCCAGCCTGGGCAAGGCCACACGCCAAACGGCTGCGATGGATCGACGGTGACGAATTGCGAGATGTGCTGCGGCGTCGGCAGCTTGTGTTGATGGCGCCCGATCCGTATCTGTGGACGCTCGCCTGTGTCCGCGCGCAGGTGGACGCCCATGCGTCACCGATCACCGGCGTAATTCACGCCATTCAACCGATCAAACTTGCAAGCTGGCTCAGCAGCCGGATGATGCAACTGCTCCATGAAGCGGATGCGTTGGTCTGTACGAGCGTGGCAGGCCGGTCAGCCGTGGAGAAGATTGTCGAGGCGCTTCCCACGGCGCTTCGCGGTGCGGAGCGCATCCCATTTCGTACTCCAATCATCCCTCTCGGTATCGAGCCTCGGTTGTGCGAAGAACCTGGAAGAGCCAGTGGAGATCAAGAAGCGCGGCCGATCTCGCTGCTCTACGTGGGCCGCCTGTCCGATACGAACAAAGCGGACCTCGTGCCGATGTTGCTGGCGTTGGGGGATGTGGCTCGGCAGAGGTCTGTTCGACTGACGATAGCTGGCGACGACCGAGCGCGGCAGTGCGCCCCTGTGCTCCGTGCGATCGGTGCTGAACTGGGGCTGTCCGAAGTGCTCACGGTCGTGCCAAACGCGAACCACGAGAAAAAGTGGAAGCTGCTACGCCACGCCGACATCTTTGTATCCCCCGTCGACAACGTACAAGAGACGTTTGGCCTCAGCCTTCTGGAGGCCATGCTGGCGGGGCTTCCGGTGGTTGCGTCAGACTGGAGCGGCTACCGAGACATTGTCGTACATGGCAGGACAGGCTTTCTCGTACCCACCATGATCGGACGGGCGGATCGAGGAGACGAGGGTATCGATATCGCAGGATCATGGCAGCGGAACGCCGAGATGGCCGCGGTCACCTACGTGGACTTCGATTCGTGGAAGCATTACGTTACGCAGCTCGTGGACGATGCGGAGCTTCGGTCGCGGATGGGCCGTGAGGGACGACGACGCGTGCTCGCCGAGTTCAGCTGGCGAGGCGTCATTGGTGCCTATGAGGCGCTCTGGACGGAGCTGGAGGCCGGCGCGAAACGGCTGCGGTGTGGCGATCGCCTGCGCCCAAGCTTGCGATTTCATGACGTCTTCGAACACTACGCGAGCGCGATGCTGGACGATGCCTCGCCGCTGTACTGCCCGGGAGACGACCTCATCCCGAGCCGCGTCGCGCTGGCACGTCGATGGAGAGACACCGCACACGCTGGACTACTGGAGGTCCTGTCGCATGTCTGCAGGCGGCCGGGCCTCAGCATCGTGGAGCTGGAGCGAACAACAGGCAAGGCGCGGGACGAGCTGCGAATGGCGGTGATGCGCCTACTCAAGTACGGCGCCCTGCGAAATGGCGGTCCTCGAGCATGTTCGACCCGGTCGCCTTACGCATCAACGACGGCACGGCCGTAA
- a CDS encoding glycosyltransferase — protein MPTCKVFCHCYSHQHQVGGQKDTYKHVDALNDLGYEAYIVHDRPGFRLTWFDNATRVIDWRTAARLMNCERDYVVLPEDLGARILEYRGRKIIFNKSLWRGFSSLENCQDRDPYRHPDVLAVLAMSEHNARHLRLAYPQVAVIRVVPHIDTAVFGFKPWVGRRRQIAFVPKCRQSVEALRRIVASRAAVGLNEASDVSWLPLTNMGEGALAQTLQESLVVVFFSAEEGLGRVALEAMACGCVVVGFRNGSLQEILPSAALFEWGDLAGVTQLIEDAVSRRPEAPRRFEELARLGQERARPYAPHAHRASVEAAWRAILRLETLAARP, from the coding sequence ATGCCGACGTGTAAGGTATTCTGCCATTGCTACAGCCATCAGCATCAGGTTGGGGGTCAGAAGGATACCTACAAGCATGTCGATGCGCTGAACGACCTCGGATACGAGGCGTACATCGTTCATGATCGGCCAGGGTTCAGGCTCACCTGGTTCGACAATGCTACGCGTGTCATCGACTGGCGAACGGCCGCGCGCCTGATGAATTGTGAGCGCGATTATGTCGTGTTGCCCGAGGATCTCGGCGCGCGGATCCTAGAGTACCGAGGGCGAAAGATCATCTTCAACAAGAGCCTCTGGCGCGGGTTTTCAAGCCTCGAGAACTGCCAGGACAGAGATCCATACAGGCACCCGGACGTTCTGGCCGTTCTCGCGATGTCCGAACACAATGCACGGCACCTGCGATTGGCGTACCCCCAGGTCGCTGTGATCAGAGTTGTCCCACATATTGACACGGCCGTCTTCGGCTTCAAGCCATGGGTGGGGCGTCGACGACAGATTGCTTTCGTTCCGAAGTGTCGCCAGTCAGTTGAAGCCCTGCGCCGTATCGTCGCGTCCCGTGCCGCGGTAGGTCTCAATGAAGCATCGGATGTGAGCTGGCTGCCGCTCACGAACATGGGCGAAGGAGCGCTGGCACAGACGCTTCAGGAATCGCTCGTCGTGGTCTTCTTCAGCGCCGAGGAGGGCCTGGGACGTGTTGCGCTAGAAGCCATGGCGTGTGGGTGCGTTGTGGTCGGCTTTCGCAACGGCAGCCTTCAGGAGATTCTTCCGTCTGCGGCGCTTTTCGAGTGGGGAGACCTGGCCGGGGTTACCCAGCTGATCGAGGATGCCGTGAGCAGGCGTCCGGAAGCACCACGGCGCTTCGAAGAGCTGGCTCGGCTGGGACAGGAGCGGGCCAGGCCATATGCGCCGCACGCACATCGGGCGAGCGTTGAAGCTGCCTGGAGAGCCATCCTTCGCTTGGAGACCTTGGCCGCACGTCCCTAG
- a CDS encoding lasso peptide biosynthesis B2 protein codes for MDASRDRAPTGRGMRRSSRARASRRDSIRLGAREAGSGDRGGDEVTRRAVRQAHRLAILTGHAWLGLVAFDVARLAGFARLHESLRRYRARRREGDGPGIDDLVWAIDEACVWYVKRAACLQRSAVATWLLRRHGFAAELVIGYRPIPFESHAWVEVDGLVVNDRPQYKKFFAVLERL; via the coding sequence ATGGACGCCTCTCGAGATCGCGCACCAACTGGTCGAGGAATGCGACGTTCCTCTCGAGCGCGTGCATCACGACGTGACAGCATTCGTCTCGGCGCTCGTGAAGCTGGGTCTGGCGACCGAGGAGGTGACGAGGTGACGCGGCGCGCCGTGCGCCAGGCCCACCGGCTCGCCATACTGACCGGCCACGCATGGCTCGGTCTCGTCGCGTTCGACGTTGCGCGGCTGGCTGGGTTCGCTCGCCTACACGAGTCGCTGCGTCGCTATCGGGCGCGCCGCCGCGAGGGTGATGGTCCTGGCATCGACGACCTGGTTTGGGCGATCGATGAAGCCTGCGTCTGGTACGTGAAGCGTGCGGCCTGCTTACAGCGCTCGGCAGTTGCGACCTGGCTGCTCCGGCGGCATGGCTTTGCCGCGGAGCTGGTCATCGGATATCGGCCGATTCCATTCGAGTCGCACGCCTGGGTGGAAGTAGATGGCCTGGTCGTCAACGACCGGCCGCAATACAAGAAGTTCTTTGCGGTGTTGGAACGTCTCTGA
- a CDS encoding AAA domain-containing protein codes for MAGGCPSAEMHMPDDPFPEVDGGSAEICALKQHMQRVARDADVTVLIVGESGTGKERVAHGIHRASPRHRARFVVVNCAGLSPTLVEDELFGHVRGAFTGALDDQPGPFERANGGTVFLDEVGDLIPDLQMKLLRALQQRTVQRVGGRHEIPFDVRVIAATHVDLTRAKARGRFREDLYYRLKVYELRVPPLRRRGASDLWKLVEAILKRFAERKSRSVPALEPGVFELFVRYHWPGNVRELENTLERMIVAAGGEVLLAREHLPEDFGATGGAPHRLPGHSTTVLDRPPSSAEVQAALERNGFRRGAAAAELGLSRHQLYRLLKRRDTGAILVRR; via the coding sequence ATGGCCGGGGGGTGCCCCTCGGCGGAGATGCACATGCCGGACGATCCCTTTCCGGAAGTGGATGGTGGCTCGGCGGAGATCTGCGCGCTGAAGCAACACATGCAGCGTGTTGCGCGCGATGCGGACGTCACCGTCCTGATTGTCGGCGAGTCAGGCACGGGAAAGGAGCGCGTCGCACACGGCATTCATCGCGCTTCGCCGCGCCACCGAGCTCGCTTCGTGGTGGTCAACTGCGCCGGCCTCTCCCCGACCTTGGTCGAGGATGAGCTCTTTGGCCATGTGCGAGGTGCGTTCACCGGTGCGCTCGACGACCAGCCCGGACCGTTCGAGCGGGCCAACGGTGGGACCGTGTTCCTGGACGAGGTCGGCGACTTGATACCCGACCTTCAGATGAAGCTCCTGCGGGCACTCCAGCAGCGCACGGTGCAGCGAGTGGGCGGCCGACACGAGATCCCCTTCGACGTTCGCGTGATTGCGGCGACACACGTCGACCTCACGCGGGCGAAGGCGCGTGGGCGGTTCCGGGAGGATCTGTACTACCGGCTCAAGGTGTATGAGCTGCGCGTGCCGCCCCTGCGCCGGCGCGGCGCGAGTGATCTGTGGAAGTTGGTTGAAGCGATTCTCAAGCGCTTTGCTGAGCGCAAGAGCCGTTCGGTTCCGGCGCTCGAGCCGGGAGTCTTCGAGCTCTTCGTCCGCTACCACTGGCCAGGCAACGTCCGGGAGTTGGAGAACACGCTCGAGCGCATGATCGTCGCTGCCGGAGGCGAGGTGCTGCTGGCGCGCGAGCACCTCCCGGAGGACTTCGGCGCGACAGGGGGCGCGCCGCATCGGCTGCCCGGGCATTCCACCACGGTCCTCGACCGCCCCCCTTCCTCTGCTGAAGTTCAAGCGGCTCTGGAACGGAACGGCTTCAGACGGGGAGCTGCCGCTGCCGAGCTCGGTCTCTCTCGACATCAGCTCTATCGCCTTCTCAAACGCCGCGACACCGGCGCGATCCTCGTGCGCCGATAG